In Diceros bicornis minor isolate mBicDic1 chromosome 13, mDicBic1.mat.cur, whole genome shotgun sequence, the sequence ttccagtttcatagccttatggtctgaaaagatgcttgttatgatttcaatcctcttaaatttattgaggcttgctttgtttcccaacatatggtctatcctagagaatgttccatgcgcgcttgagaagaatgtgtagtcagctgtttttgggtggagtgctctgtatatgtctactaggtccatctcgtccagtttttcatttaagtctaatatttctttattaactttttgtctggatgatctatccattgctgtaagtggggtgttaagatcccctactattattgtgttgttgttgatttctccttttaggtttgttaatagttgttttatgtacattggtgctcctatgttgggtgcatatatatttataagtgatatgtcttcttgatggagtgtcccttttatcattatatatttcccttctttgtctttcttaacctgttttatcttgaagtctactttgtctgatatgagtatggcaacacctgctttcttttgtttgccattagcttggagtattgtcttccatcctttcactctgagcctgtgcttgtctttagtgctaagatgtgtttcctgaaggcagcatattgttgggtcttgctttttaatccatcctgccactctgtatcttttgattggagagttcaatccatttacatttagggtaattattgaaatatgagggttgaatgttgctgttttgtcacttattttctggttcttttgcatttcctttgtttcttgtcccatttgttttggactgccaattcagtttggttgttctgtcttatgattcttctagttttctctttgtttatcatatgtggttttaatttgattatttgtttagtggttaccttgaggtttgggcgaaaaatcttctgtatgagatagtccattatctgatagcctcctatttccttatactaagtcaattcagtcactttcctcttccccttctaagttgctcttgttataccttattctatcttgtgttgtggctgtgtgtttacagtgatgaggttaaatttatttttggtgaatttcttcctttgatctttgagtttagtatttaagtggttgctaacctattccggtaaagatctactatttctctgattttgtctacctacttttctccttactccaagctttgtgttccctttctcttcttgttttcaggcctgagggccttcttgagtatttcttgtagtggcggtctcgtggccatgaactcccttagcttttgtttatctgggagagttactatttctccatcatatttgaaggatatttttgctgtatagagtattcttggctgaaagtttttgtcttttagtattttgaatatatcattccagtctcttctagcctgaaaagtttctgttgagaaatccgctgagagcctgatgggagttcctttgtacgttattttttgtttttgtctagctgcccttaatattgtttctttgtcgttgaccctggctagccttaccactaggtgtcgtggtgaaggcctttgtctgttaatatatataggcgtcctgttggcttcgcttactggtatttcctgctccttccccagatttgggaaattttcagctattatttccttgaataggctctctgttcctctttccctctcctctccctcgggaatacctataattcttatgttacattttctaatagagtccgatatttctcggagtctttcttcatttctttttagtcttagttctctctcttcttccatctggagtatatctgtattcctatcctctaaagtactaattctttcctccatattgtcagctctgttctttaaagattccagattctcctttatctcctccattgtgttcttcatctccatcagccctgataggtttttctttatgatttcaatctcttttgtgaagaaactcctaatctcatttaattgtttgtctgtgttgtctcgtatttcgttgagtgtttttatgatagctattttgaaatctctgtcatttagtttatggatttctgtgtcttcggggttgatttctggttgcttgtcattttgtttctggtctggtgatttcatatatttttgcattgtggttcctgtgttggttttgattttcctcatcctggaagtctctggttgcactttccacctgccgccactgtgtggtggtgaagggctgtgtagtctaagccccctgcgctctgccccagtttttctgctgcgatccgcagttttgttttgttttgttttgttttgtttcttttccccactgcgatccacgggtccagtccaatttattctggtctgcctcggaccgctagatctggtcgagctgcagactccgggttgtggggaggggggagctctctcttttgccctctgggtccctgacgtgggaggcttctcgtttgcccctctttatccgctctctgggttgctcagatgttgatggtagccctgtggctcctctgagccctctgtgcgggagtttcccactggctgagagcgcccgaagagctacagtttcccgccgagggccgcccctcccccctctctgggagccgcgcagaccggatcgctgatctgatggggagggagcggagttctccttacctctccccacttcctccgggggcccagcacgttccgctctcagatgtgcggcagcgtggatccctccgctccagcttttgactgtctgggattccgttgtttgtctgtggctgttacttttgttgtattttgtgggggaagaattcacgggaaagctcactccgccatgatgctgacgtcactccctctatatctgtaaaatggaatatttaCTTCTACTCAGGGTTGTTTTGTGGGTTAAATACAATGACACATAAAATAACTAGAATAGTGAATGATGTGTAAAAGCGGTTAAATAAAGGTTagatctctcctctcccctctagccttcctcccttcccattagataacttttcatttaaaataacagtaacaggggccgggccggtggcacagcagttaagtttgcacatcctgcttcggcggcctggggttcgccggttcggatcccatgcacggacctactcactgctcatcaagccatgctgaggtggcgtcccacacagaagaactagaaggacctacaactaggatatacaactatgtactggggctttgaggagaaaaaagaggaagattggcaacagatgttagcacagggccaatcttcttcttcttcaaaaacaattaaaaacacacacacacacacaaaagcagatAAAATAATAGTAACGATAATAGTTAACATGCATTTAGCcctttctctgtgccaggaactgatcCTTGCACTTTACTATTTCACTTAATCCCCCACACAGCCCAACAAGGGAGATGACCAAAGGCTTAggtcagcagttctcaaagtgttccTGAGATCTTTTCAAGGTTAAAACTACTTTCTTAATAATCCCAAAACAGGGACTGACATGTCACCATTGACATTTTGCTAATGGTGCCAAGCAATGGTGGGTAAAGCTGCTGGCACCTTGGTGTGAATCTAGGCAGTGGCACTATATGGTACTGGTTGTCTCGAGGAAAAGCATTGGTCTGAATTTGAGCTGAACTAGCTGCTTTTCTTATGAAACACCAAACGATGACTGACAGACAAACTAGGGTTTTTCAGACGTGGTTTTCTTGAAATAGGAACTGAGTGAGACTGTCACTTCAAGAAAAAACAGTTTTTGTTGCCAAgaataaaatttgagctttcaagtgaaaattagaattttggaaaacttgtatccacCACCTTGAGCTTGACAGTTTTCCAATACTCAAAGACATTTCTGATGAGATTAGTGGGGATATTAATGaatatgtgtttttaatgttGTATAATAAAACGGGTcgacatttggaagatctgcataactcagtgaaccaatattttctaaatgactGATGCACGGTGTTACAAAATCATGCGTGGATAGATGATCCATTCAAAGGGCAAGATTCAAAGACCAATGGATTTTAACGTAATAAAGTACAAAATGTTCATTGATATAATATCAGATTTCAAGTTgtaactaacctttaagaaactaccacttgctGAGTTTTGGTGTCGtatcaaaaaagaatatttagcAGCTATTTAAATGCTCTtctcttttccaactacatatcaGTGTGAGGACGGATTTTCCTCATATACTCAACCACAACAACATGAGAATACAGAATGCAGAAGCAggtatgagaatccagctgttttCCTTTAAGCTggatattaaagagatttgcaaatatGTAAAACGATGCCATTCTTCTCATTAAATGattctttattttggaaaattattatttttttcaacaaaaacaTTATTTATGTTAACCTGTAatagatttttattatatttaaatgaattaataaatttaaaaaatttttgttttaatttctaatatggcaaCAGaagttttaacaatattaattcatttaaaaataataaaaatctattaCAGGTTAAcatgaacaacaaaacaaaagcttTTGGGGCTCTTTAATTTTTAGAGTATAAAGAAGTCCTGAGACCAAAATGTTTGAGACTCACCAATTTAGGGAGATTAGAACTTGCCCAAAGTTCACACAATTAGTATGTAGTGGACCCAAGAGTCAAACCCAGGTAGCCTGACTTCCAATGTCAGTgctctcattattaattttttgatgcAAGGGTTCAAAAACATCTTCTCTCACCTCTGAGACACTGAGAATGGACTATGGATTGTGGATTATACTTCTAAGAGCCTTAGCATTCAATGCTATTCCAAACATGGATACAAAGGCCTCTGGAACCCTTACCTTGGTATTTCTGAGGTAGGAGagaaaccattttttttctttaaaatctgaataaaaagaTGATCCGTTCCTGTCTTGGTTCAAGCACCCTCTTATatctcacactttttttttttttttaccacaaccCACAGTAAGAAATAACTTTTACCTCAAATGCAGTATACACATTCATAAGTGTATATAAACCTGAAACAAAGCTTCATGAAACAATATCCTTACCACATGTGATAGTTTTTAATCtattctattatttcatttaaaagaaaagcttGTCACAATTTATTAAACTGATTTGACAACCACCTACAATTTAAAAAACTGCAATACTAGAGCACTTTTCTAGGACAGAGTATATCCAGGGCTGATACATCTTAATACAAGCAGTTCCCAACTAAGGAGCAGAATCATTCCAACCAACGCTCATGTATTACTTGGTTATTTGAAATTTGAAACATTTCCTGTGAAACAAGGTGGTTGGGAAGGGAAggaacatttactgagtatctattaTATACATTACCTTGTTTATTTCTCAACAAGTGATCCTGAGAGGAAGAAAATACTATTCCATTACATAGATGGGAAaagtgaggcttggagaggttaataACTTACCCAGCATAGTAGAATTGGTATTTGACCCCAGGTCATTTGACTCCAAAAACTGTGCTCTTTCTAGCAAACTACAGCACTTCCTTAGGTTTATGATGACAGCTCACTCCAACCCCTTACTCCTCCAAAAAACGAAACCAAAAAATCTCCATTCAACCTAAATTCAACAGGACACCACAGAACCTAATTACCATTTATGGGGACAATCTGTGTAGAGATTATCCTTAATTATAACTTGGGGTCTCCCAAAAATACATTCTCGGCAGTGGTAGAAAGTTTCTCACCCCATTAACATCCCAGTTTACTCCTAAAACAAGCCACAGCGATGGGAACAGAATTCTGTGACTTCAGAGGcagcagagagacacagagatgggGACTGTGTGAGCTGCCCCAGCACCAGTTGGGAGAACGCAGGCATTTCCAGCGTGGAAAGTGAAGGGGGTGGCAGCGTTTGGCTCTTTTGCCATAACTAAGTGATCTGCCTCATGTCCATACATATTCTGCTTTCTGACATCCTCTTCCCCCTACTCCCAAGGAATATCTGGAAATGAAATATCCTGAGAGAACAGTTTCTCCTTTTGCTCAGCATTAAAATAACTCCATTGCTAGAGTTGAAGTATGAGCCACCATTACTGAAGCAACTGTCGGCTGCAGAAACAACTTTACATTTCCACACCTAAAGATGGCAGGTGGATGGGTCCAGTTTGAATATTCCCAACATAAACCTGTTTCTAGGCCTGACAAAGTAGCCCCCAAAATGAAAAACCCAAAGTTCCCACACCCCCCTCTCCCCGCTGGTGCAAGCCTGCTGCTAACCGTCCACATTCACAAGGTGAGAGGACTCCGAGCTTCAAGCCTCTAACCCTGAGCAGGGCGCCCCTAGGAGCGCAAGGTCACGTATTTATACCTGTGTGGCTAAAAGCTTAGGCTCTGTAGGGTCTGCAGAGCTTTAGGCCCAGGAAGAATGAAAATCGGCAGCAGCCaccatctttctcttctctcctctcctgtccACTCCCTTCCTGAAGGAGAAGTGTTCCCTCCGCTCGCCTCAACTTTTCTTCCCTATTACATTCCTTCTGACTACATGTTCTATGTCTAGGCACCCCCAAACTAAATTATGAGCAAACGAacattttattagtattttatttgtgtttttggaGAAGATTTACAGTTTCACAAGAAAGACTGATTTTTCTCAAACAAtagaaaaaggtgaaaaaaaaaaaaaggtctattGTCTTAGAAGAATAAAACAAGTCTCTTCAGCAAGCACTGGGCCAATTCAGATTGGAGACACCAGTGAAGCAGAAGTTACATGTAGGGAGTTCAGATTTATCCAGTTTTAGGAATAACACAAATGTCTTCCTGTCTAGTTCTGTAAGGCTCCAAATGGGCCACCTCAGCTTAAAACTGGTAACAAGCTCACAAAGCCTCCAGGGTCCCGTCTCATTTGGCCACAGGGGTGGCTCACTCTCCGGGAGGCTGCATCTGTTTACAGAACTCATCGAACTGCTGCTGCTCCAGTTCCGTCATGACTCTGTTGAGGGCATAGATCTGCATGGGAGAAGAAGACACGTTAGCAGTGGAGGCAGCTGCTCAACACATCTTCAGACACAACAGGCTGGGTCTTCTGAAAATCCCAGAACTGCACCAGTGACGCAGGGACAGTGACGAGGGAACAGGAGAGCTGGACATTAATCCTATTTGGGGAATCAGCAAAGCAGTGAGGCAGGGGGCTTGATCTGACCTTTAAAGGATCAGTAGGATTTGAACAGGTAGAGACTGGGGAAGGGACATGATAAGCGATGGGGGATGGGGCAGATTACCATTAAATAAATATGATGAAAAGTACAGGATCAGTTCTGGAAACTTCAAGTGTGCTAATATGAAGGATATTATAGAGTGGGGGCTGAGGAGCTGGAGAAAGCAAGAAAAGTATGCTGGGGTCTTAGATGCTATGCCAAGGAATCTGGACTTTATCTGGCTGACTCTGGAGAGCCAGCAAAGACAAGTGTGCAGGGGAGCAACTTGATTCTACCTGTGCTTTGGGAAAGATAAGTGGAGACTGTGTGCGGGATGCAGTGTGGGGAGCAGAGATTAAAGGTCACTTAGGAAGCGTCTATTACAGCAGTCCAGGGAGGAGGTAGCGGGGAGACGGCCTAGGCAGCCATTAGGGTGGAAGGAAACTGCAAGAGACATGCTAAAAGGTGAAAGACAGGGGATCCACCTTATTCCTCACCTTGTAGTAATCAGTCAATCCACTAAGAACAGAAACATCATAAAAATTCCCAAtttgtagaagaaaaaaatgaaggggTGTGTTTATGTGTAGGGGATATAACTTgattaattaaaaagaagagaaggggaaaaaaaaagaaactgagaagtGAGACAAATAGGAAATacaaaataagagcagaaattaatgaaaaagcAACCAAATGTACAATAGAGAGGATCACCACGACTGTGAGATGGTTCTTGGAAAATACTGAAGAAAACCCTGCAAACCTCTGACATGACTGATCAAGATCAAAGGGAGGAGGCACAGAGAaacattattagaattaaaaagaaaacacaattacTGATATAATggcaattaaaacaaaacaggaaCTTTGTGTCAATAAGTTTGAAAACttaaataaattcctagaaaaagtAAAAGGATCAAAACTGACTAGAATAAATAGAAAGCTTGAATGATCCTataacctttttttctttttttcttttttttttgctgaggaagattagtcctgagctaacatctgttgccaatcttcctctcttttggcttgaggcagattagctctgagctaacatctgtgcccatcttcctctattttatatgtgggtccctgcctcagcatggctgacgagtggtggaggtctgtgcccaggatctgaacctgtgaacccaggccactgaagtggagtgtgccgaacttaaccactaggccagggggctGGTCCCTccaaaaatttcttttattgtggtaagatccTATCATCTTTAACGAAAATGAAATTCTACACAGTGATGAAAATAGTTACAAACAACACAAGTGATTCTCAAAAAGCATAATACTGGCAGTTAAAATggttaagttttatgttatgtatgttttaccacaataaaaagaaataaataaatttgaatggTTAAAAAATGCTAAGTGAAgagagccagtcacaaaatataGCAATACATATAAAGTTCAGAAACACCAAAACTAGACAATATTTTCctgtgtcacaaaatattctttaGGGGTACACACAGAAATAGTAAATTAATACAGAAGAGCAAGGGAGTGATTAGCATAAAATTAAGGAACAAGGCTACTGCTAGTGGGAAGGGCTGGGGCCATGACCCGAGTGGGGCCCGAAGAGTTTCTAAGTTATGGGTTACGTTCTGCTTCTTTAGTTGGGTGTTAAGTACAAGGGTGTTTGTTTTATTCATCATCTTTAACCTGCACATACATATTACATGTATACttttaacatttatatattttttaaaacctctgCCTCATTCCTTCATGCTTTAACGAACATTTGTAATCTACATATTACTGTGGTGGGACTGGACTGCGAGGATATTAAATACCTTCTCAGACCTCAGGATCAAGGAGGCAAGATGGTAGGAGAAAGGGCAAACTAAAatcagcagagaaaaagacacaaatgggTTAGGGGTCTGAGCCAAGGAATGACGGACTGTCAGGAAGGAAAGGGCCCCACCAGTGTCAAACGCTGCTCGCTGCTTCAACTGCCCAACGTGCCTTCTGCCCCCATTTGCCCCTCACATCTCTCCTTCACATCCAACTTTCCGGAATGTGGCATCTTTGCAGAACTGAATGGAAACGGTGCCCCTTCCTCCCCTAAAGGGCCTTGTCACATTCCTCCGTTAGGAGACTGCGTTCCAGGCCACACACTGAAGAAAACAGCGGGGCAGCTGCGGGGCGGAGCAAACAAGCAGGGGCAGAGGTCGGAAGGCCCTCGGCTCCCCATTAACGAGGGTTCTGGTCACGTCGCCTCACTGTAAAACAAGGATAACACCTTCTCTCTCACAAAGTCGTGTGTTTTATATCTCCCCACCATATTCCAGGAAGGATTTACTGAGGTCAAAATGGGAGTAACAGTAATACCTGAGTAACAATAAGCAGCCCTGGGGTGAGGATGACATGTGGTCGTGCACGTCAGGTTggccctgtgcctggcacatctgAAGAGCTCAACAAGTGCCAGCTGCTGCGAGAGTGCAAATCCAGTATTGCACTACCGCCAGTCAGCACAGACGCCAGCAGTCGTTCAGCTCAGAGTCCACACAACAAAAGCACGCTGACCGCCGGAAGCCCAGTGAGGCCCGAGGACAAGCGCAGCCATTTCCTGAGTGCTCGCTCCGTGCCAGGcctctgctaagtgctttacatacagcATTTCTGTTCCTTACAACAATCTTGTGCCGTAGAGATTAGCATCCTCATTTTACCAAGGAGGAATCGAGgaagtgaggttcagagaggttaagtatcttGTCCCAGGTCACATGGGAAGAACCAGGATTTatggaggagctgggatttgaaggcAGACAAGTAAATGTAACCTGTGGAACCTCACCCAAAGGGCAGCAATAAGGACGTGAGCAATGTCCCCAAAAACAGCTGTCCCCAAAGTGTGCACAAAGGAGTGTCCTCGGGCTGCTTCTTACACCAGCCCCAGACAGCTCACCCAAGTGCCGTGCAGGAAAGTCACCTGTGGGCCTGGATCCGGGGGGACGGGAGGTGAAGGAGACGGAACATTGTTGGAATCCAGGCGCACAGCTCTCAGATGGTCTGTCTTAATCCACAGGCAGATTTCAGCTTATAGATTAACTTCAAACACACTATTAAATTTACTTACTACGTTTACTGTCTGCCCCCTCACTGAATACAGCTCCACAAAGGCAGGGATTCTTCTCTGCCTTGTCGTGTATCTCCAGTTcccacaacagtgcctggcacacaggagccgctcaatatatatatatatttttttaattctttttttttttccccaaagccccagtagatagttgtatgtcatagctgcacatccttctagttgctgtatgtgggacgcggcctcagcatggccggagaagcggcgcgtcggtgtgcgCTCGGGATCGGTACCCGCCGGTAGCACAGTGCGCGCagctaaccgctaagccatggggccggccctcaatatttgtttaatgaagggaTCAAACTAACAGAAACTTAGTCTGACACTACCAAGTGTCAAAGAAGTGGAAAAGAAGCGACGAATGAGAACTCTCTTACATTGTTAATGGGGGTGCAAATTTGTACAATCTCTctgaaagcaatttggcaacgtTTAGCAAAACTGAAAGGTaccagtaattctacttctagtTACGTACGCCCTACAGAAATTCTAGCACAAGTGCCAAAGCAGACACCTAAAAGTTTTTCACTAAAGCAatgtttgtaacagcaaaaaaactataaataatttaaatgtccaTCACTGGAGGAATGGGTTAATATACTAAAGTGGATTCATAAAACAGACTACTGTAAGCAGTGTGAGGAATACACTAGATTCTTACATCAACCTGAATAGTTCTAAGAAACATAATGTAAGCaacatgcaaaataaaacatatggaattttattatttgaaaaatttaaaacacaaaagaacATTGTATATTGTTCAAAGATATCTATTAATATATTTgagtataaaaaaataatagtggtTGCCCATAGGGAGGGATAAAAGGGTGTAAGACAGGAAATGGGCAAAGGGTCTtcaaatttatatgtattttttatttatcttatttaaaaaagaCTCCAGGCAAATGTGACAAAATGTTAACCAATACCAATCTGGGGTGCTGAGTACCCAAGTATTTGTTATAATGGTCTATTTttcaatttctcaaaaaaaaaaaaaagaaatgaacaaaaggaacagaaagagggaaaagagTGTAGCAAGCTTTTTCCtgatattaaatactaaaataagaTACCCACGTCTGGATGTGGTTCAACATGGGCAGTGTAAACGGCTTAAGCTTTTCATTCTCAAGTTGATTTTAGAACAAGGGAACACAGGGGCGGGTGTGCGGCGTGGGCCTCTCCTCGCCGAGTATGAGCAGCCCCTCTCCGGGGGAAGTCCAGAACACGCGTGCTAGGGGCGTCTGACACTTGCTCTCTCACTCTGACCCACCCTTACCCGTCCctgctctttctcctttcctccttccctcaggTCCCTCCCGCAAAAGCTCCGCACCAGGAGTCCTCTGGAGACCTGGGACTGGTCGTGGCTCTGGCACTAACTGGCACGTGACTCTGGGGTGCCACTTTACCATTCCGGACCTCAGTGATCCCCTCTCTAAATCTGGAAGAACACCTGGTCCGCCTGGAGGCCGGCAGGGCTCCGCGTCACAGTTCTCCTCTACTATTTCTCTCTTCCAGCATCACCTCCGGCAGCCTGCAGGCCCTGCCTTCATCTCACCTCTGCTCGTTGTCTTTGCTTCAGCTCCTGCTGGGCTGATTTCTGCTTGGCCTTCTCAACTCTGCTGACAGGTTCTTTAACTTTGGATTTTTCTTTACGTGCGGGTGGATCCATGACTTGGCTTCTGAATACGTCAGCTCTGACCTGGATGGTACAGAAAGACACTgatctcaaaaaaaagaaaaaaagaaagaaaagaaaaagaactgtcGGTCACTCGCCTAACTCAGCCCCTTCCTTTGACAGATGAGGCAGAGTGGGCCAGTGGAAAGGGCGCTAGATTTGGAGGAGTAAGATCCGAGTTCCACCGCCACATCTCGGGGCGTCCCTGGGCAAATCTCCtccccactctgagcctcagttttctgtgtctgtaaaatgggacaatagTCTATTCCCTGGCCTCCTGCAAGAGCTGCCGTGAGGACCAAATGAGAGGACCCATGTGGCCACGTTTCATGCACTGCAGCGTGCTGAACCCCGCGTGGGGCTGTACGATCATGA encodes:
- the SVBP gene encoding small vasohibin-binding protein codes for the protein MDPPARKEKSKVKEPVSRVEKAKQKSAQQELKQRQRAEIYALNRVMTELEQQQFDEFCKQMQPPGE